In Brevundimonas subvibrioides, a genomic segment contains:
- the ppa gene encoding inorganic diphosphatase, whose protein sequence is MNLDAIPVGPNPPWDINVVIEIPQGGLPVKYEMDKASGALFVDRFLHTSMYYPGNYGFIPHTLSDDGDPCDVIVLNPTPVVPGCIIRSRPIGVLKMVDEAGGDEKILAVPVDKLNPYYTDIASYRQLPTILVEQIEHFFSRYKDLEKGKSVTVRGWGDAGEAAELIAIGMRAHEDAQAARAKGKAANAA, encoded by the coding sequence ATGAACCTCGACGCTATTCCCGTCGGACCCAACCCGCCCTGGGACATCAACGTCGTCATCGAAATCCCGCAGGGCGGCCTGCCGGTCAAGTATGAGATGGACAAGGCCTCGGGTGCCCTGTTCGTCGATCGCTTCCTGCATACGTCGATGTACTATCCCGGCAACTACGGCTTCATTCCGCATACCCTGTCGGACGACGGTGACCCCTGCGATGTCATCGTGCTGAACCCGACGCCGGTGGTGCCGGGCTGCATCATCCGTTCGCGCCCGATCGGCGTGCTGAAGATGGTCGACGAGGCCGGTGGCGACGAAAAAATCCTGGCCGTGCCGGTCGACAAGCTGAACCCCTACTACACCGATATTGCCAGCTATCGGCAGCTGCCGACCATCCTGGTCGAGCAGATCGAGCACTTCTTCAGCCGCTACAAGGACCTGGAAAAGGGCAAGTCGGTCACGGTCCGGGGCTGGGGAGACGCTGGCGAGGCCGCCGAGCTGATCGCCATCGGCATGCGCGCCCATGAAGACGCCCAGGCCGCCAGGGCCAAGGGCAAGGCCGCCAACGCCGCCTGA
- a CDS encoding DUF599 domain-containing protein, whose protein sequence is MTAIDGLGLALFFLCWLGYDPLLRVLAHRSGSLNSDMLTIRHAWMTAMTHREIRLLDSQLLGHSINSGSFFASSNLLLIAGVGGILFGGDQALQGFTAVGAEDVPVKLLEAKLGLVLLCLARGLLDFIWSIRQMNYALALIGAAPEVHSEGDRIAFGEATAEVLNPALAAFSQGVRGYYFALAAAAWLFGPIWLAAGVLSVFALLVWRQSASPAARAIRTARRLIEVNRASGT, encoded by the coding sequence ATGACGGCAATCGACGGGCTGGGACTGGCGCTCTTCTTCCTGTGCTGGCTGGGGTACGACCCCTTGCTGCGCGTCCTGGCCCACCGCAGCGGATCGCTGAACTCGGACATGCTGACCATCCGCCATGCCTGGATGACGGCGATGACGCACCGGGAGATCCGGCTTCTGGACAGCCAGCTTCTGGGGCATTCGATCAATTCGGGTTCGTTCTTTGCCTCGTCCAACCTGCTGCTGATCGCAGGGGTCGGCGGCATCCTGTTCGGCGGGGATCAGGCCCTGCAGGGGTTCACCGCCGTCGGCGCGGAGGATGTGCCGGTCAAGCTGCTTGAGGCCAAGCTGGGCCTGGTGCTGCTGTGCCTGGCCCGAGGCCTACTCGATTTCATCTGGTCGATCCGGCAGATGAACTATGCGCTGGCCCTGATCGGGGCCGCGCCGGAAGTGCATTCGGAGGGCGACCGGATCGCCTTCGGTGAGGCCACGGCCGAGGTGCTGAACCCGGCGCTTGCCGCCTTCAGCCAGGGGGTCAGGGGATACTATTTCGCCCTGGCCGCCGCCGCATGGCTGTTCGGGCCGATCTGGCTGGCGGCCGGGGTGCTGTCGGTGTTCGCCCTGCTGGTCTGGCGTCAGTCCGCCTCGCCGGCCGCCCGGGCGATCCGTACGGCAAGACGGCTGATCGAGGTCAATCGCGCGTCCGGAACCTGA
- a CDS encoding N-formylglutamate amidohydrolase: MTPEPSPHPPPSIPSGDVFDIVWPGGPAGRLVFASPHSGAHRPDDMRSVPGLSPLTLRSAEDVAVDRLIAVGADHGVPVLSARISRAYLDLNRSPTEIDPVLIEDAPMAEPTGKVAAGFGVVPRRAGDGTPLYDRRLSLAEAEGRIARVHTPYHAALQALMAAARHRHGMAMLVDWHSMPSRAAGVPGRGQRSVDIILGDRHGAACRSATSRRARALFEARGWRVGLNAPYAGGYATQHWGRPGAGYEALQVEINRALYLDERTLEPSSEYESFRSALAGVIAELAADKL; encoded by the coding sequence GTGACCCCTGAGCCGAGCCCACATCCGCCGCCTTCGATCCCGTCGGGCGACGTGTTCGACATCGTCTGGCCCGGCGGACCGGCGGGGCGTCTGGTCTTCGCCTCGCCGCACTCCGGGGCTCACAGGCCCGATGACATGCGTTCGGTCCCCGGCCTGTCCCCGCTGACTCTGAGAAGCGCCGAGGACGTGGCCGTCGATCGCCTGATCGCGGTCGGCGCCGACCATGGTGTTCCGGTCCTGAGCGCCCGGATCTCGCGCGCCTATCTGGACCTGAATCGATCTCCGACCGAGATCGATCCGGTCCTGATCGAGGATGCGCCGATGGCCGAACCGACCGGCAAGGTCGCCGCGGGGTTCGGGGTGGTTCCGCGGCGTGCGGGTGACGGCACCCCGCTCTATGACCGCCGCCTTTCGCTGGCCGAGGCCGAGGGCCGGATCGCGCGGGTTCACACACCTTACCATGCGGCCTTGCAGGCCTTGATGGCTGCGGCCAGGCACCGTCACGGCATGGCCATGCTGGTCGACTGGCATTCGATGCCGTCCCGGGCGGCCGGTGTGCCCGGCCGGGGGCAGAGGAGCGTGGACATCATCCTGGGAGACCGTCACGGGGCGGCCTGCCGGTCGGCGACCTCACGTCGGGCGCGCGCCCTTTTCGAGGCCCGGGGGTGGCGGGTCGGGCTGAACGCGCCCTATGCCGGCGGTTATGCCACCCAGCACTGGGGGCGACCGGGGGCTGGATATGAAGCGCTACAGGTGGAGATCAACCGCGCCCTCTATCTGGACGAGCGCACCCTGGAGCCTTCGTCGGAGTATGAGAGCTTCAGGTCTGCCCTGGCCGGGGTGATCGCGGAACTGGCCGCCGACAAACTGTGA
- the cpdR gene encoding cell cycle two-component system response regulator CpdR has product MARILLAEDDSSLRGFLTRALERAGHEVVDCENGDEAIDALESGPYDLLLTDIVMPGADGIEVARVAAARQPGLRIMFITGFAAVALSAAQASPQAKVLSKPVHLRDLVAEVDKMCAAA; this is encoded by the coding sequence ATGGCGCGCATTCTGCTGGCCGAAGACGACTCATCGCTGCGAGGTTTCCTGACCCGGGCGCTGGAACGGGCGGGACACGAGGTGGTGGACTGCGAGAATGGCGACGAGGCCATCGACGCTCTGGAAAGTGGTCCCTACGATCTTCTGCTGACCGATATCGTGATGCCCGGTGCCGACGGGATCGAGGTCGCCCGCGTGGCCGCCGCCCGTCAGCCCGGCCTGCGCATCATGTTCATCACCGGCTTCGCGGCCGTCGCCCTGAGCGCGGCCCAGGCCAGCCCCCAGGCCAAGGTCCTGTCCAAACCCGTCCATCTGCGCGACCTGGTCGCCGAGGTCGACAAGATGTGCGCGGCGGCCTGA
- a CDS encoding tryptophan 2,3-dioxygenase — MSDTPPADMTYARYLDLDRLLSAQNPLSDQHDEMLFVVIHQAKELWLKQILHEVALAKTLVRSGDLVPAYKSLARVSRIQAVMTQSWDILATMTPADYLMFRGVLGSSSGFQSDQFRRLETMLGLKDPKFLVFQEDRPEAHAALSAALAAPSLYDDALSQLAAAGMPVPEAVLNRDVSQRYVPDEAVEAAWLEVYRDTGRWWELYQLAEKLVDLDDALVTWRHKHVVTVERIIGRRRGTGGTDGVGYLSSTLERRCFPELWSLRTRL; from the coding sequence ATGAGCGACACGCCCCCCGCCGACATGACCTATGCGCGCTATCTGGACCTGGACCGGCTGCTGTCGGCCCAGAACCCTCTCAGCGACCAGCACGACGAAATGCTGTTCGTCGTCATTCACCAGGCCAAGGAGCTGTGGCTCAAGCAGATCCTGCATGAAGTCGCCCTGGCCAAGACCCTGGTGCGCTCGGGCGACCTGGTTCCGGCCTACAAGAGCCTGGCCCGGGTCAGCCGCATCCAGGCCGTGATGACCCAGAGCTGGGACATTCTGGCCACCATGACGCCGGCGGACTACCTGATGTTCCGGGGCGTGCTGGGGTCCAGTTCCGGCTTCCAGAGCGACCAGTTCCGGCGTCTCGAGACCATGCTGGGCCTGAAGGATCCCAAATTCCTGGTGTTCCAGGAAGACCGGCCCGAGGCGCACGCCGCCCTGTCGGCCGCCCTGGCCGCGCCCAGTCTCTACGACGACGCCCTGTCGCAACTGGCAGCGGCGGGCATGCCGGTGCCCGAGGCCGTCCTGAACCGCGACGTCAGTCAGCGCTATGTGCCCGACGAGGCCGTCGAGGCCGCCTGGCTGGAGGTCTATCGCGACACCGGCCGATGGTGGGAGCTGTACCAGCTGGCCGAGAAGCTGGTCGATCTGGACGACGCCCTGGTCACCTGGCGGCACAAGCATGTGGTGACGGTAGAGCGCATCATCGGACGCCGTCGAGGCACAGGCGGGACCGACGGCGTCGGCTATCTGTCATCGACGCTGGAGCGGCGGTGCTTCCCGGAGCTGTGGTCGCTGCGCACCCGGCTCTGA
- a CDS encoding mannitol dehydrogenase family protein has translation MTAPRLSRATLDRLPRDIAGLTYDPRAITPGIVHIGPGAFHRAHMARYVHALMNRGQAMDWGIVGVGLMPGDARVCEALGPQDGLYTLIERDDDRASAQVVGSITDILGPGAVDRVLDRIQAPGVRIVSLTVSETGYCLDAETRRLDFSHPAIVADLATPRAPTSPIGILVEACRRRRDAGRPAFTALSCDNLPGNGRLLRNAVLALAGRIDAGLAEWIGTHARFPGTMVDRITPVTRPADVAAFEAAYGIADRWPIFCEPFTQWVIEDDFADGRPDWEAVGVQFTADVEPFEQMKLRLLNASHLALASVGWLAGHRMVAEAMRDPRLERYIRALMRRETAPTLPAALPVDLQAYQDRLVKRFSNRTLEDTLERINTDASLNLLLDPIRDRLEQGRPFNRLAIAVAAWIRRLATIGDGALVLRHPLADDLRARARSRAPDPGPVLAMTDIFGSLSGNPVFVAAVRRWSSALDRACPGIQGSRSA, from the coding sequence GTGACCGCGCCCCGGCTGTCACGCGCGACGCTGGACCGTCTGCCCCGTGACATCGCCGGCCTGACCTACGACCCCCGGGCCATCACGCCCGGTATAGTCCACATCGGGCCCGGCGCGTTCCATCGCGCCCATATGGCGCGCTACGTCCATGCCCTGATGAACCGGGGACAGGCGATGGACTGGGGTATCGTGGGGGTGGGCCTGATGCCCGGCGACGCCCGCGTGTGCGAGGCGCTGGGGCCACAGGACGGCCTCTACACCCTGATCGAGCGCGACGACGATCGCGCATCGGCCCAGGTCGTCGGCTCCATCACCGACATCCTGGGGCCCGGAGCTGTGGACAGGGTTCTGGACCGAATCCAGGCTCCCGGCGTCCGGATCGTCAGCCTGACGGTCAGCGAGACCGGCTACTGCCTGGACGCCGAAACCCGTCGGCTGGACTTCTCCCATCCCGCCATCGTCGCCGATCTGGCCACGCCGCGCGCGCCGACCAGCCCGATCGGGATCCTGGTCGAAGCCTGCCGTCGTCGCAGGGACGCGGGCCGGCCTGCCTTCACCGCATTGAGTTGCGATAACCTGCCCGGGAACGGGCGATTGCTCCGGAATGCGGTGCTGGCCCTGGCCGGGCGGATCGACGCCGGGCTGGCCGAATGGATCGGCACCCATGCCCGGTTTCCCGGCACCATGGTCGATCGCATCACGCCCGTGACGCGGCCCGCAGATGTCGCGGCCTTCGAGGCGGCGTACGGCATCGCGGATCGCTGGCCCATCTTCTGCGAGCCCTTCACCCAGTGGGTGATCGAGGATGATTTCGCCGACGGCCGTCCGGACTGGGAGGCCGTCGGGGTCCAGTTCACGGCCGACGTCGAACCGTTCGAGCAGATGAAGCTGCGGCTGCTGAACGCCAGCCATCTGGCCCTGGCGTCCGTCGGCTGGCTGGCGGGTCATCGAATGGTCGCCGAGGCGATGCGCGATCCGCGACTGGAGCGCTACATCCGCGCCCTGATGCGCCGGGAAACGGCACCGACCTTGCCGGCGGCCCTGCCGGTCGATCTTCAGGCCTATCAGGACAGGCTGGTGAAGCGGTTTTCCAACCGGACGCTGGAGGACACGCTCGAACGGATCAACACCGATGCGTCGCTCAATCTGCTGCTCGATCCCATCCGGGACAGACTGGAACAGGGGCGACCCTTCAACCGGCTGGCGATCGCCGTGGCGGCCTGGATCCGTCGGCTGGCGACGATCGGCGATGGGGCGCTGGTCCTGCGCCATCCCCTGGCAGACGATCTCAGGGCACGCGCGCGGTCCCGGGCACCCGACCCCGGACCCGTTCTCGCCATGACGGACATCTTCGGCAGCCTGTCCGGAAACCCCGTGTTCGTCGCCGCCGTGCGCCGGTGGTCGAGCGCGCTGGACCGCGCCTGTCCGGGCATTCAGGGCTCGCGTTCAGCCTAG
- a CDS encoding MFS transporter produces the protein MHDPSAAVIPAAPQPGREVARPRAVGLTLTILALSIASGCAIQAAFSPVQEFARTDLGMSDLQLGLAQGMATAVPAALLSIPIGWMADHSNRVRMMRVLAVLWSLGAAATAFATSFELLFAARMLSALGLTVVLPVAISIAADLAPPETRGRSLLLLSMGKVVGLALAFALGGALFTVLSSRPDPLFGMAAWRATQLIFAGFSLVLVLPLLMLREPVRQEVASAGAGFGASMGALWARRSLLVPLFVGQITVIMADASASIWATPVLMRTYGLQPADFSAWMGLVLLGSGLVGTLAGGFAADAGLKRAGGGGLLMTAVVASAIGVPAALFPIMPAVPGFAIMLTILLLAGTATGLITGTAIAVLVPNQFRALCLGSFVVVGSFIGFGVAPSLVTVISEAIGGPGALAPSLAGVSLASSILSLIAFALAARAAPGRT, from the coding sequence ATGCATGATCCTTCCGCCGCCGTCATACCGGCGGCCCCCCAACCCGGGCGCGAGGTCGCCCGGCCGCGCGCGGTCGGCCTGACCCTGACGATCCTGGCGCTCAGCATCGCCAGCGGCTGCGCCATCCAGGCGGCGTTCAGTCCCGTGCAGGAGTTCGCCCGCACCGACCTGGGCATGAGTGACCTGCAGCTGGGTCTGGCCCAGGGTATGGCGACGGCCGTGCCCGCCGCCCTGCTGTCGATCCCGATCGGCTGGATGGCGGATCACAGCAACCGTGTGCGCATGATGCGAGTGCTCGCGGTCCTCTGGAGCCTCGGGGCCGCGGCGACCGCCTTCGCCACCTCCTTTGAACTCCTGTTCGCCGCCCGGATGCTGTCCGCTCTGGGCCTGACCGTCGTCCTGCCCGTGGCGATCTCGATTGCGGCCGACCTCGCCCCGCCCGAAACGCGCGGCCGGTCGCTGCTGCTGTTGTCGATGGGCAAGGTGGTCGGCCTGGCTTTGGCCTTCGCCCTGGGCGGCGCGCTGTTCACGGTTCTGTCGAGCCGGCCCGATCCGCTTTTCGGCATGGCCGCCTGGCGCGCGACCCAGCTGATCTTCGCGGGCTTCAGCCTGGTCCTGGTCCTGCCGCTGCTGATGCTTCGCGAGCCGGTCCGCCAGGAGGTCGCCAGCGCCGGTGCCGGGTTCGGGGCATCGATGGGCGCCCTGTGGGCGCGGCGCAGCCTGCTGGTACCGCTGTTCGTGGGCCAGATCACGGTCATCATGGCCGATGCCTCGGCCAGCATCTGGGCGACGCCCGTTCTGATGCGGACCTATGGATTGCAGCCCGCTGACTTCAGTGCCTGGATGGGTCTGGTCCTGCTGGGCTCCGGTCTGGTCGGCACCCTCGCGGGTGGCTTTGCGGCCGATGCCGGTCTGAAGCGCGCGGGCGGGGGGGGCCTGCTGATGACCGCCGTCGTCGCCTCCGCCATCGGTGTGCCCGCCGCCCTGTTTCCGATCATGCCGGCCGTGCCCGGCTTTGCGATCATGCTGACGATCCTGCTGCTGGCCGGCACGGCGACGGGCCTGATCACCGGCACCGCCATCGCCGTTCTGGTGCCCAACCAGTTCCGTGCCCTGTGTCTGGGCTCATTCGTCGTCGTGGGGTCCTTCATCGGCTTCGGCGTGGCCCCCTCGCTGGTGACCGTCATCAGCGAGGCGATCGGAGGGCCCGGTGCGCTCGCGCCGTCGCTCGCGGGGGTCAGCCTGGCGTCCAGCATCCTGTCGCTCATCGCCTTCGCCCTTGCCGCGAGGGCCGCACCCGGACGGACGTGA
- a CDS encoding FadR/GntR family transcriptional regulator has protein sequence MSAVSMSGPTGGEGGSLVQRAIDTVRNHIRTEGLRVGDSLPGEGHFAVKLGVSRAVMREAFGVLAALRLIDVGNGRKPRVSAIDGAVIASSLDHAVSTAQISVAEVWDVRRTIELRTAALAAQNRTDAEAQVIVDLAEAMDRDHDDMTRVAAHDIAFHAAIARAGRNALFVQIVASFGPLMEEAVPAAWKTRVAEEDRVSTLERHRALARAILNRDVEAAIEAMDAHFDASIGDILRGLSHPETVHA, from the coding sequence ATGAGTGCCGTGAGCATGAGCGGCCCGACCGGAGGCGAGGGCGGCTCTCTCGTCCAGCGGGCCATCGACACCGTTCGCAATCATATTCGGACCGAGGGGCTCCGCGTCGGCGACTCCTTGCCGGGCGAGGGGCATTTCGCCGTCAAGCTGGGTGTCAGCCGGGCCGTCATGCGCGAAGCCTTCGGCGTGCTGGCGGCGCTGCGTCTGATCGATGTCGGCAATGGCCGAAAACCGCGTGTCAGTGCGATCGACGGCGCCGTGATCGCCAGCTCCCTCGACCACGCGGTCTCCACGGCCCAGATCTCGGTCGCCGAGGTTTGGGACGTTCGCCGGACCATCGAGCTTCGCACCGCCGCTCTCGCCGCCCAGAACCGCACCGATGCCGAAGCCCAGGTCATCGTCGATCTGGCCGAGGCCATGGATCGCGACCACGACGACATGACCAGGGTCGCCGCCCACGACATCGCCTTTCACGCCGCCATCGCGCGCGCCGGCAGGAACGCCCTGTTCGTCCAGATCGTGGCCTCGTTCGGGCCGCTGATGGAGGAGGCCGTCCCCGCCGCCTGGAAGACCCGGGTCGCCGAGGAAGATCGGGTCTCGACTCTCGAGCGTCACCGGGCGCTGGCCCGCGCCATTCTGAACCGCGACGTCGAGGCCGCCATCGAGGCCATGGACGCCCATTTCGACGCCTCGATCGGCGACATCCTGCGAGGGCTCTCGCACCCGGAGACGGTCCATGCATGA
- a CDS encoding helix-turn-helix transcriptional regulator, whose amino-acid sequence MDQSPPVAVARRCLVVSPELTVLIGRGPFADFPMPDAAVAAVFGFGTIDTPATLTLAGIAHAQDLVGEDTGVTRILLLIAASGLARISALTLPGADDRLTYHLPSDLRAIALALRDCERVSEAGDIYRTAKSIELLCETWSALDKGVMVPVAGDSDMSRADSLRLLTARRLIDEQWREKLSLHGIAAQCGLNREKLTRGFRQMFACSVAEALAERRLTQASLMLATTDLPVSSVGYENGYLNNASFARAFGRRFGQSPSDYRAARIAA is encoded by the coding sequence ATGGATCAGTCGCCGCCCGTGGCCGTGGCCCGTCGCTGCCTCGTCGTTTCGCCTGAACTCACCGTCCTGATCGGTCGAGGGCCGTTCGCCGATTTCCCCATGCCCGACGCGGCGGTCGCCGCCGTCTTCGGCTTCGGCACCATCGACACGCCGGCGACCCTGACCCTCGCGGGGATCGCCCATGCGCAGGACCTCGTCGGCGAGGACACGGGCGTCACCCGCATCCTGCTGTTGATCGCAGCCTCGGGGCTGGCGCGCATCAGCGCCCTCACCCTGCCCGGTGCCGACGACCGCCTGACCTATCATCTGCCCAGCGACCTGCGGGCCATCGCCCTGGCCCTGCGCGACTGTGAACGCGTCAGCGAGGCCGGTGACATCTATCGTACCGCCAAGTCGATCGAGCTGCTGTGCGAGACCTGGAGCGCCCTGGACAAGGGCGTCATGGTGCCGGTCGCGGGCGACAGCGACATGTCGCGCGCCGACAGCCTGCGTCTGCTGACCGCACGCCGACTGATCGACGAACAATGGCGGGAGAAGCTTTCCCTGCATGGCATCGCCGCCCAATGCGGTCTCAACCGCGAAAAGCTGACCCGAGGGTTTCGCCAGATGTTCGCCTGCAGCGTCGCCGAGGCGCTGGCCGAGCGCCGCCTGACCCAGGCCAGTCTGATGCTGGCCACCACCGACCTGCCGGTGTCCTCGGTCGGTTATGAGAACGGCTATCTGAACAACGCCAGCTTCGCGCGGGCCTTCGGGCGTCGTTTCGGCCAGTCTCCGTCGGACTATCGCGCCGCCCGGATCGCCGCCTGA
- a CDS encoding FAD-binding oxidoreductase, with amino-acid sequence MNALPLSLESTRLPDGFIASLRGVFGDRLHLGEAMRAQHGASEAHFHTVLPDAVVFALSTEEVVAAVKLCGAAGVPIIAYGAGTSIEGNTTPVNGGLTIDLSLMDQIVQVNAEDFDVTVQAGCRREQLNEHLRDVGLFFPIDPGANATIGGMASTRASGTNAVRYGTMREAVLSLRVVTPDGRDIRTARRARKSAAGYDLTRLFVGSEGTLGIITEITLRLHGIPESILSAVCSFETLAGAVDTTVQAIQLGVPLARVEILDDVQMRAVNAWSNLDYPEKTTLFFEFHGSERYVEEQVATVSALASDNGGGAFQWSSLPEERARLWKARHEAYYAAIGLRKGCVGWPTDVCVPISRLAECITETKKDLEAASIPGPILGHVGDGNFHVVFVIDPDKPEEAAEAEALNRRLVQRALDMDGTCTGEHGIGLGKQDWLVAELGDAVDIMRTMKRALDPQNLFNPGKIFTL; translated from the coding sequence GTGAACGCCTTGCCTCTCTCGCTGGAGTCGACCCGCCTCCCCGACGGCTTCATCGCAAGCCTTCGGGGAGTGTTCGGTGACCGGCTTCACCTCGGCGAGGCGATGCGGGCCCAGCACGGGGCCAGCGAGGCGCATTTCCACACCGTGCTGCCAGACGCGGTCGTCTTCGCCCTCTCGACCGAGGAGGTGGTGGCGGCGGTCAAGCTGTGCGGGGCCGCGGGCGTGCCGATCATCGCCTATGGCGCCGGCACCTCGATCGAGGGCAATACGACCCCGGTCAACGGCGGCCTGACCATCGACCTGTCGCTGATGGACCAGATCGTCCAGGTCAATGCCGAGGACTTCGACGTCACGGTCCAGGCGGGGTGTCGGCGCGAGCAGTTGAACGAACACCTGCGCGACGTCGGCCTGTTCTTCCCCATCGATCCGGGGGCCAATGCCACCATCGGCGGCATGGCCTCGACGCGGGCGTCGGGCACCAATGCCGTGCGCTACGGCACCATGCGGGAGGCGGTGCTGTCGCTGCGGGTCGTCACGCCGGATGGACGGGACATACGCACGGCCCGCAGGGCCAGGAAGTCGGCGGCCGGCTATGACCTGACGCGGCTGTTCGTGGGGTCCGAAGGCACGCTGGGCATCATCACCGAGATCACCCTGCGGCTGCACGGCATTCCGGAATCCATCCTGTCGGCGGTCTGCAGCTTCGAGACCCTGGCCGGGGCGGTCGATACGACCGTCCAGGCCATTCAGCTCGGCGTGCCGCTGGCGAGGGTCGAGATTCTGGACGACGTCCAGATGCGGGCCGTCAACGCCTGGTCCAACCTCGACTATCCGGAGAAGACGACGCTCTTTTTCGAGTTCCATGGCTCGGAGCGCTATGTCGAGGAGCAGGTGGCGACCGTCTCGGCCCTCGCGTCGGACAATGGCGGCGGAGCGTTCCAGTGGTCCAGCCTGCCCGAAGAGCGCGCAAGGCTGTGGAAGGCGCGGCACGAGGCCTATTACGCTGCGATCGGCCTGCGCAAGGGCTGCGTCGGCTGGCCCACCGACGTCTGCGTTCCGATCAGCCGCCTGGCGGAATGCATCACCGAGACCAAGAAGGATCTGGAGGCCGCCTCCATCCCCGGTCCGATCCTGGGCCACGTCGGCGACGGCAATTTCCACGTCGTCTTCGTCATCGATCCGGACAAGCCCGAAGAGGCGGCCGAGGCCGAGGCCCTGAACCGTCGCCTGGTCCAGCGCGCCCTCGACATGGACGGCACCTGCACCGGGGAACACGGCATCGGTCTGGGCAAGCAGGACTGGCTGGTCGCCGAGCTGGGCGATGCGGTCGACATCATGCGCACGATGAAGCGGGCCCTGGACCCCCAGAACCTGTTCAACCCGGGCAAGATCTTCACGCTGTAG